From Solanum stenotomum isolate F172 chromosome 2, ASM1918654v1, whole genome shotgun sequence:
CTTCATATAATCAATGCAGTTTANGGGGGGGggttaatttttgttttgatccctcaattaattaatataaaactgGTCTTGGTTCTCCGTACATCATACTATTCGTCCCATACCTTTTGCCTATTTCATATGTGTGGAACCTGATCTTTTTCGATTCTTCCCTCGAATACATTGGGTAGGTAGGACATTTAAAATAGCAGCCAATTTATTTAGAtcaatttttatgttatattatatgttcTCTATAACAAAATAACATGTTATAACAATCAAAAGGTATTTGGTTAAACGATGATATTATAGAGAAAATTCGAAAAAGATAATTACCTTTGATTCATAATTATCCAAATAGCTTTGAACACCAAATGGACCATAGTACACACAAGGGGCAATAAATTTGTGTTCATCATGTCCTTGCTTTGCAATAAATCCATTTATGTCTAATTTTTCAAGGCTTATATCAAGTGGTTTTCCTCCTTCTCTATCACCCTTCACAGTGcacatattaattatatattattagttTGGTAAAAATAtccaaatacaataaaaattcaaaacaagtatgtgtatatatgttaaggtttaattttcttatctGTTTGGAACTTCTATTTTCCCAATTTTCATTATGCCATGATGTGCATAATTGACATGAGATGGGTCCATGAGGTTTTCAATCAAAAACTCATAcctgaaaaaataattatttctcaattaaatttttcaaactctgattaaatattaattctaccaagtaataataaataagcTAATGCAAACTTTTCTAGAGTTGAAATAATTGTGTAGGAAAATGACTTTTGCCTAAAGTGAGAGAAgtcattttaaaatgtttttccttGAAAGTActttatgataattttaatcAAACTTCAGAAAATGACttattaactttttattttttcaaaaaaatgacttattttcttaaaaatatttttccaaaaattattttttgtcatgcCAAAATAAAACACCAAATATATTTACAAGGGTACTTACCCATATGGGATGTCTCTAACAAGTGTTGTTTCTGCATATGAAGTTAAATCATCTAAAAGTGGAATATAAGGTGGGGTTTTTCTCAAGTGTATGTCCTTGTATAAAGTATCAGTGTTGGGCCAAAACCAAAGAATGTCATTTTGCACAAAACTTGGATACACTGCTACACATGCTCTTTTGGATGTGTGAACCTacaaaaaatcaatatatagtCACTCCTTAtcataagtaaataaaaaaaactgtACAAAATCATGAAGTCGAAACATTTAATTAATGATCATTTCACCACAACCTTATTTGTAAAAACCCATTGACCTTGAATATATGCAATAATGAGTTAGGAATAAATCTTAATTTGATATGATAGTAGAGTCAGATCCGATTCAATGCGGGCTCCCGGATATGTGTGTGTGGAAACTCCCCGGGACTGATTGAAGGGGGGTGGAAATACCCCGGGTCAATTATTATGCACACTCCATACCGGACAGTGGAATTCCGGATCTGAGCGTAAATGCATAAATGAGTCTTTTATTGGCCTCAGTTGTCATCTATGCTCTTCAACTaatttgagtgtgcacaagtagatacTTAAACTTGCATAAAGATGAACAAATATACACACATGTCCTACTTGGCATAATACAAGTAGGACATTACATAGGTTGTGAAATGTCATGTAGGACGTCACATGGAATGTGTGTGTCTAGCTGAGACCAAGTTAAAAGACATGTTTATTTATAATGTCAATGGAATATAATACCACAACGATGACGGACGAAAGTCTTGAGTTCCTTATAAGATTTGGGCAACCCTCCTTTTTTAAGCCACCTTTTGAGGGTGCGAATTAAgtttaaaatctaatttaacaaatcaacaaatatttggtcgtccaatatatttatcactTAATAATTAATCAAGAAAGCATACATTTTTGTTTTCCAATTTCACCCTTATCACTCCAAAAGGACATAAAGTAATTAAGTACTCATATAAGGAACAAATAAAtgtaatttaatcaaatatctcTTATACTCCCTccctttcatatattttatatgtgAAAGGTAGGAGttcaagaaagaaagaaaaagataggctctttttttaaaaaacaacttatggttttaaacataaaataatgtaTGTCATTAGCCTAAATGTAAAATGAGAagttaaaaaaagttaaaagtgtgattcattttgaaatacatcaaaaaaggaaaatgtttaTGATGGGATGGATAAAATGCTTTCAGCCCTAATCAGAAATTTTGTGTTTTAGTCTTGAGGTTGGAATGAACTAAATAAcgtaaaacagaaaaaaaaatgttatttatattatcaaataattttcttaataggtgtgtcaaaaCGTTAAATGACAGATAAAAAGAGAGTAGTAATTACATGAGGCTTGTCTCTAGGAGCTTGAGGAATGAACTTGCAATCACCAGAACCACTAAAACACCAACCATGATATACACATTGCAATCTTCCCCATTGATCAATTCTCCCTTGAGAAAGTGGAGCCAATCTATGAGAACAAGCATCATCCATCACTCTCCATTCCTCCAAATTTTTATCCCACCACACTACCAAATCAATTCCCATCACTTTTTTCCCATGTGGCCTTCTCTTATCAAGTTCACTTAGTGGCATTATTGGATACCATTGTGCATACCAAtcaaatttctctttttcttgatttttttcatttttagtactAATTTCTTGTTCATAATTTGGAAGTAGTTGTTGTGGTTCATTAGTTGAATTAAAAATATTGGTAGTgaaaagattgaatcttgacTTGTGGGGTTGTTGATGATTTAGCGAAAAAGAAAAGTTTGGTTTCTTCTCACATATAATTCTTGAAAATCTAGGTGTTTTCAAGTTGAAGTGAAATGGTGGAAAACAAGTAGAAATTTTA
This genomic window contains:
- the LOC125856700 gene encoding protochlorophyllide-dependent translocon component 52, chloroplastic-like; its protein translation is MEALKISTCFPPFHFNLKTPRFSRIICEKKPNFSFSLNHQQPHKSRFNLFTTNIFNSTNEPQQLLPNYEQEISTKNEKNQEKEKFDWYAQWYPIMPLSELDKRRPHGKKVMGIDLVVWWDKNLEEWRVMDDACSHRLAPLSQGRIDQWGRLQCVYHGWCFSGSGDCKFIPQAPRDKPHVHTSKRACVAVYPSFVQNDILWFWPNTDTLYKDIHLRKTPPYIPLLDDLTSYAETTLVRDIPYGYEFLIENLMDPSHVNYAHHGIMKIGKIEVPNSVKGDREGGKPLDISLEKLDINGFIAKQGHDEHKFIAPCVYYGPFGVQSYLDNYESKEESSSNDTNRIFLVFLCVPVSPGNCRLMLTSFRNFAGWEYKLFPPWKFHLDNNLIIDSDLYLLHLQEHKLREKGPQNWQKVCYVPTKADALVVGFRRWLTKYGGAQVDWGTKFTGDLQPTPAREQLLDRYWTHTINCSSCSRAYKSLNVLEIIMQIISVASIGFAAAAKESVMSIAARYSLVFLALLCFMASRWLSKFIYKSFHFHDYDHAFC